Within Candidatus Eisenbacteria bacterium, the genomic segment CCAGAAGTGTCCGGCCTGCGGCCGGCCGACGCCCGAGGAGAACCTTCGGTGCATCTACTGCGGGGAGAGGCTCCCGGTGCAAGGGGGAGTTCTCGGCTCGTTCCGCTTCGGGGTCGGGCGCGCGCTCTTCTTGGCGGCCGCGATCTTCCTTGTTCTCTTCTTCCTATGGCTCTACCTCCGTTGAATCGCCGAGGGAGACTCGATCGGCGCGCGCGCCGGCGGGAGTCACGCGCGCGGTTTCTCCTCTTCCTCTTCCTTCTTCTCCTCCTCTCCGCGGGCTGCTCGCTCCGAAGCGACATGCGCCCCGAGGACCGGGCGGGCGCCGCTGCGGAGCGGGGTTTCCGTCTCCTCTCGGAAGGGAAGTGGTCGCACGCGATGGGAGCATTCCGCCACGCGCTCGATCTCGATCCCAACCACGCTCCCGCCCGGTGCGGGCTCGGACGGGTCTTCATCGAGACCGGTTACTGGAGCGGGGCGGAAGCGAACCTCCTCCGCGCGATCGAGCTCCGTCCCGAGTACGGGGACGCGGAGCTCGGCCTCGCGACGCTCTACTTCCGCATGGGGCGCTACGACGACGCGGAGCGCCGTGTGCTTGAGGCGGCAAGGAACGGGGCGGGCGAATCGCCGCGCGCGCGGCATCTCCTCGGGCTCTTCGCGGAGCGTCGCGGGATGCGATCCGAGGCGGAAGCCCATTACCGGGAGGGGCTCCGCGCCGCCCCCGGGGACGAGGACCTCCGTCTCGCTCTCGTCGACCTTCTCCGCGCGGAGGGCCGCTACCGGGAGGCTCTGGAGGAGATCGAGCGCGAACGTTTCATGCGCGGGAAGGAAGACGAGATCCGTCTTCGTCTCGCCGACTGCCGGCTCCACACCGGGCAGGAGCTCGAAGCGGAGAGGTTGTACCGCCAGCTCGCTCTCTCGGGCGCTCATGCGGAGGCCGCGCGTGAGGGGCTCATCCTCCTCTCGCTCCGCCGCGGGGACGCGGAGGAGACCGCGCGGCATCTTCTCGCCTACGCCGGGCTCCTCGAAGGAGAGGATGCGGCGCGCGTCCGCGACTTGGTCGGCGTCCTCGCTTCGACCGATCCGCTCTTCTCGTTCCTCGAGAGATGCCGCGAGGTTCGGGAGGAAGCATCGGACGGCTTGAAGGAGCGGATCGACCGGTGGATCCGGGAGCTCGAGGAGCGTTCCCCGTAGTTGCTTGAGACACGAATGAATCGTTCGCCGGAGGGGGCAAGTTGGACACCGGGGCGGTCCGAGAGAAGGGAAAGACCCGGATCCTCTTCTTCGCGGTTCCTCTCGCGGCGGGGCTCGCGCTTCGCGTCTTCTCGCTCGTCCGGTACTCATCCGAGAACCCCTTCGCCGCGCGTCTCTTCTCCGATGCCCATCACTATCTCGAGTGGGCGCGGCTCATCGCCGCGGGAGACGCACCGCGCGAGGCCTTCTATCAGGCGCCCCTCTATCCGTATTTCCTGTCGGCGATCTTCCGCGTGTTCGGAGAGAACCTCACGGCCGTCTACGGGGCGCAGCTCTTCGT encodes:
- a CDS encoding tetratricopeptide repeat protein, which produces MNRRGRLDRRARRRESRARFLLFLFLLLLLSAGCSLRSDMRPEDRAGAAAERGFRLLSEGKWSHAMGAFRHALDLDPNHAPARCGLGRVFIETGYWSGAEANLLRAIELRPEYGDAELGLATLYFRMGRYDDAERRVLEAARNGAGESPRARHLLGLFAERRGMRSEAEAHYREGLRAAPGDEDLRLALVDLLRAEGRYREALEEIERERFMRGKEDEIRLRLADCRLHTGQELEAERLYRQLALSGAHAEAAREGLILLSLRRGDAEETARHLLAYAGLLEGEDAARVRDLVGVLASTDPLFSFLERCREVREEASDGLKERIDRWIRELEERSP